A genomic window from Camelus ferus isolate YT-003-E chromosome 9, BCGSAC_Cfer_1.0, whole genome shotgun sequence includes:
- the LOC102522586 gene encoding galactoside 2-alpha-L-fucosyltransferase 2 isoform X2: MKLLRATCPSLSTIFFLFVIFVVSAIFHCHQRLALVPIPWAYQGHVVLVSRHLPSGGMFTINSKGRLGNQMGEYATLYALAKMNGRPAFIPPQMHSTLAPIFRITLPVLHDTTASRIPWENYPLNDWMEDQYRHIPGEYVRLTGYPCSWTFYHHLRAEILQEFTLHDHVREEAQNFLRDLQAKWAGQATFVGVHVRRGDYVHVMPRVWKGVLADQGYLQQALDWFRTRYRSPVFVITSDDMAWCRQNINGSLRDVVFAGNGQQGSPARDFALLIQCNHTVITVGTFGIWAAYLTGGNTIYLANFTLPNSPLDMIFKPQAAFLPEWVGIAANLGQARGNDP; encoded by the coding sequence ATGAAACTCCTCCGGGCCACTTGCCCTTCCTTGTCCaccatcttcttcctctttgtcATCTTCGTGGTGTCTGCCATCTTCCACTGCCACCAGCGCCTGGCTCTGGTGCCCATCCCCTGGGCCTACCAGGGTCATGTGGTCCTGGTCTCCAGACACCTGCCCAGCGGGGGCATGTTCACCATCAACTCCAAAGGCCGCCTGGGGAACCAGATGGGGGAGTACGCCACCCTGTATGCCTTGGCCAAGATGAATGGGCGGCCAGCCTTCATCCCACCCCAGATGCACAGCACTCTGGCCCCCATCTTCAGAATCACCCTCCCTGTCCTGCACGACACCACGGCCAGCAGGATCCCCTGGGAGAACTACCCACTGAACGACTGGATGGAGGACCAGTACCGCCACATCCCAGGGGAGTACGTGCGCCTCACCGGCTACCCCTGCTCCTGGACCTTCTACCACCACCTGCGCGCCGAGATCCTCCAGGAGTTCACCCTGCACGACCACGTGCGGGAGGAGGCCCAGAATTTTCTGCGGGATCTGCAGGCCAAGTGGGCCGGGCAGGCCACCTTCGTAGGGGTCCACGTGCGCCGTGGGGACTATGTCCATGTCATGCCAAGGGTGTGGAAGGGCGTGCTGGCCGACCAGGGCTACCTGCAGCAGGCCTTGGACTGGTTTCGGACCCGCTACCGCAGCCCGGTCTTCGTGATCACGAGTGACGACATGGCCTGGTGCCGGCAGAACATCAACGGCTCCCTCCGGGACGTGGTGTTCGCCGGCAACGGCCAGCAGGGCTCACCTGCCAGGGACTTTGCGCTGCTCATCCAGTGTAACCACACCGTCATCACAGTGGGCACCTTTGGGATCTGGGCTGCCTACCTTACAGGTGGGAACACCATCTACCTGGCCAATTTCACCCTGCCCAACTCCCCCTTAGACATGATCTTTAAGCCACAGGCAGCCTTTCTGCCAGAGTGGGTGGGTATCGCAGCCAACCTGGGGCAGGCCAGAGGGAACGACCCCTAG